The Osmerus eperlanus chromosome 22, fOsmEpe2.1, whole genome shotgun sequence genome window below encodes:
- the mchr1a gene encoding melanin-concentrating hormone receptor 1 — MDFLSKSNNKSLIEINCTSTVYGAAVLLQIKQEWIVEIIACFLDEEEVPYNHAILPIIFGIICLLGILGNCIVIYTIVKKTKCRAKQTVPDIFIFNLSIVDLLFLLGMPFLIHQLLGNGSWCFGATMCTVVTALDSNSQIVSTYILTAMTLDRYLATVHPIRFNYVRRPCVATAVIALVWGLSLLTNVPVWMYAGLMPLQDGLVGCALLLPNPAIDTYWFTLYQFVLAFALPLCIICVVFFKILQHMSTSVAPLPPRSLRVRTQKVTRMAVAICLAFFLCWAPYYTIQLVHLGVQSPSQAFIYAYNIAISLGYANSCINPFLYIILSETFKRQFIVAIRPVNRKFRVNPSTTDGSVSLRLAPEGPQQEQGLGDLVPVNMATH; from the exons ATGGATTTTCTTAGCAAGTCTAACAACAAATCTctgattgaaattaactgtACTTCAACAG TTTATGGAGCTGCTGTGCTTCTACAGATAAAACAGGAGTGGATTGTGGAAATAATTGCGTGTTTTTTAGATGAGGAAGAGGTCCCGTACAACCACGCTATCCTCCCCATCATCTTTGGCATCATCTGCCTCCTGGGCATCCTTGGCAACTGCATCGTCATCTACACAATTGTCAAGAAGACCAAGTGCCGTGCCAAGCAGACGGTACCTGACATCTTCATCTTCAACCTATCGATTgttgacctcctcttcctcctcggcaTGCCCTTTCTTATCCACCAGTTGCTGGGCAACGGCTCTTGGTGCTTTGGCGCCACCATGTGCACCGTTGTCACGGCGCTCGACTCCAACAGTCAGATCGTGAGCACTTACATCCTCACCGCCATGACCTTGGACCGCTACCTCGCCACCGTCCACCCCATCCGCTTCAACTACGTCCGCAGGCCGTGCGTCGCCACCGCCGTCATCGCCCTCGTGTGGGGTCTGTCCCTGCTCACCAATGTCCCTGTGTGGATGTACGCCGGCCTCATGCCCCTGCAGGACGGCTTGGTGGGCTGTGCCCTCCTGCTCCCCAACCCAGCTATCGACACCTACTGGTTCACCCTCTACCAGTTTGTCCTGGCCTTTGCCTTGCCCCTGTGCATCATCTGTGTGGTGTTCTTCAAGATCCTCCAGCACATGTCCACCAGCGTGGCCCCGCTGCCACCACGCAGCCTGAGGGTGCGGACCCAGAAAGTGACCCGCATGGCAGTGGCTATCTGCCTGGCCTTCTTCCTCTGCTGGGCCCCCTATTACACCATTCAGCTGGTCCACCTGGGGGTCCAGAGCCCCAGCCAGGCCTTCATCTACGCCTACAACATCGCCATTAGCCTGGGCTACGCCAACAGCTGCATTAACCCCTTCCTCTACATCATCCTGAGTGAAACCTTCAAGAGGCAGTTCATCGTGGCCATCCGGCCAGTAAACAGGAAGTTCCGTGTCAACCCCAGCACCACTGATGGCAGCGTTAGCTTGAGGCTAGCTCCAGAGGGACCTCAGCAGGAACAGGGCTTGGGAGATCTGGTGCCGGTCAATATGGCCACCCACTAA